One Fusarium oxysporum f. sp. lycopersici 4287 chromosome 8, whole genome shotgun sequence genomic region harbors:
- a CDS encoding hypothetical protein (At least one base has a quality score < 10): MTTKKLIVVIGATGGQGGSVVNSFINDPEWRVRGITRNPSSRKAKNLEARGVEVVQADLDDRASLAKAFQNTNVIFAVSDFWGIYNDPKNRNKPKPGQALNEWTKVQETQQLKNIIDEAARVSSLERFIMSSLPGPTKLSGGKYTNVCHHDSKADAEEYGDQNQPELWAKTSVFLPGYFLNNFLTHPMAQPTKKENGNIQFANNLDLDTKVPLISHDQDSGPFVRALIQNPPGKSVVGYRAWITPREFVRIFSKVTGYNTELLHIPPGEFTFDCKGELRAELQDNFAFANEIGLHGGDDSPAAHPNEVNQPPQLESVEDWIREQDWSKVWGS; the protein is encoded by the exons ATGACCACCAAAAAGCTCATAGTCGTCATTGGCGCAACAGGCGGCCAAGGAGGCTCAGTTGTCAACTCCTTCATCAATGATCCAGAATGGCGTGTTCGTGGCATCACTCGAAACCCTTCAAGCCGAAAAGCAAAGAACCTCGAGGCCCGCGGTGTCGAAGTAGTTCAAGCCGACTTGGACGACAGGGCCTCACTAGCCAAAGCCTTCCAGAACACAAATGTTATCTTTGCAGTCAGCGACTTTTGGGGCATCTACAACGATCCAAAGAATCGAAATAAACCAAAGCCGGGACAGGCTCTCAACGAGTGGACAAAGGTACAAGAAACCCAACAACTCAAGAATATCATCGATGAAGCTGCCAGAGTATCAAGTCTAGAACGtttcatcatgtcttcacTTCCGGGTCCGACAAAACTATCGGGAGGAAAGTACACAAATGTTTGTCATCACGACTCCAAGGCAGATGCAGAGGAGTACGGTGACCAAAACCAGCCAGAGCTTTGGGCTAAGACGAGTGTATTTCTCCCTGGATACtttctcaacaacttcttGACTCATCCAATGGCTCAGCCAACCAAG AAAGAGAACGGAAACATACAATTCGCAAACAACCTAGACCTCGATACCAAAGTTCCTCTGATATCACACGACCAAGATTCTGGTCCGTTCGTCAGAGCCCTAATTCAAAACCCTCCAGGGAAAAGCGTCGTCGGATATCGTGCTTGGATCACACCACGGGAATTCGTACGAATTTTCAGTAAAGTCACGGGGTACAACACTGAATTACTACACATACCACCCGGAGAGTTTACCTTTGATTGTAAAGGAGAGTTGAGGGCTGAATTGCAAGATAACTTTGCATTCGCTAATGAAATTGGGCTCCATGGTGGTGATGATTCTCCAGCTGCCCATCCCAACGAG GTGAACCAGCCTCCTCAACTTGAAAGCGTTGAAGATTGGATCAGAGAACAAGACTGGTCTAAAGTTTGGGGGTCTTGA